Sequence from the Fusarium verticillioides 7600 chromosome Unknown supercont3.29, whole genome shotgun sequence genome:
TAGAATTGTCTAAAAGTTTGAGCAATTACTGAATCGGCCAGACCGCCGTAGGGACTCGTATGATGAGAATTTTATAGACTCAAGTAGATTCGCACTAACATCCGGATCAACCCTATTTTCCATATTGACAGCTTCACCCAGATGGTTCCTCAGATTATCTCACATCGTCCTCGTTTGCgcccatgttgaagatgcttACTTGCAGACCCTCTCGAAGGTCTCGTTCAGCTTTCCACCACATTTCCGAATCTGCTGAGCCTCAAACTCAAGACTAGCATAGATCTGACATCCTTCACCTCCCATAATCCTGCCAGTCTCCTCACTGCCTCCGTACTTGAGAACCCTGGCAGCTATTCCGGTAGCAACGGCTTGGTTCCTGGTGGGATCGTTCAAAGCCGTGCCAttgttgaacttggctgCTCCTGCGACTGCAGCATAGCCAAGACGACGCGCGTACAGAAAGCTGATCTGCTCgtcgatggcatcgatgaATTTGCGCGCACATGCCAGAGCTTCGTCAGGGTCAGTGGACTTGCAAGCTGATGCTGCAACAGGAACATGGTTGAGACAGGTGACGTTGTATGGATATGTTGTGCTGtgagctgatgaagcagagCCCGGGTAGTTATCCGCGGTGGCGTTAATGGATGGCTTCTCAATGCATCTTATGAGTTCGCGGAGGATGGTTGGCAGGAGCTTGTTGCTGCAGCTGTGCAGAGCGCGAGGCCATGTATATAAAGGGGAATGTGAAAATCATGGTTGATGTTTGACTTGGACTTTAGGGAGAAGTACCAGAGAAGTAGAATATTTATAGTTAGTTACCTTAAAGTCAAAAATGTTTAAGAtctattaataaagttaaaaggctatttatattaataaatataaataaaaaaaagcTTTTTTAAATTTTagtttttttattaaaaagttaaaatatctatataataatatataaaatataattaataaagttttatataataaaaataatatcatataatatttatttttttaatatattatatataaagtataatatATTGtattaaaaaaatataataactttaaaagtaaattttaaagttatataatactattacttttaactttataatttaattaaataaatagctttaatttataaatataaaaaaacactttttataattttaataAGCTAAATaccttttttattattatttaattaaagtaattaatattaaaacTTTAACTTTAAAAGCCTAATTTTAAATAAACTAgatattataaaaactatttaaaagtattatattatataattaatattaataattataactattttattataataattaatatttatataaatagttATTATAATCCTTatagttatattatatatactttatTATTTCTTTCTATAACTATGAATTACTATAAGACTAAATAATTTTCTTTTAATTTACCTAGTTTAATATTACAACCCTAGCAGTTACATTATATATTACCTATAATTTTCTTACTAATTATTAAAAGACTAATAACTTCTATCTCAGTCTATAATAAAAACCTAATTATATTAGGATTAAGGACCTACTATTATAGTCCTAGActaatattatatatcttaGTCCTTAAACCTTAATATACTAATATATTCTATAGCTAGTATATAAAGACACTTATTAATACTTTTATAAAA
This genomic interval carries:
- a CDS encoding hypothetical protein (At least one base has a quality score < 10), whose translation is MCAQIHRCHRRADQLSVRASSWLCCSRRSSQVQQWHGFERSHQEPSRCYRNSCQGSQVRRQ